One Anaerohalosphaeraceae bacterium genomic region harbors:
- a CDS encoding GxxExxY protein, giving the protein MNPQRELLYKDITDKILKSAFEVYNDLGYGFLEKVYENALLLALRENGALAEQQKTVPVYFKEKIIGEYFADILVENKIVIEIKTAESFSKAHFAQVLNYLKATKLRLGFLINFGPNGLEYKRIIR; this is encoded by the coding sequence ATGAATCCTCAGAGGGAACTATTATATAAAGATATAACGGACAAAATCCTGAAAAGCGCCTTTGAGGTTTATAACGATTTGGGATATGGATTTCTCGAAAAAGTCTATGAAAATGCTCTTTTGTTGGCCTTGCGTGAAAACGGAGCCCTTGCGGAGCAGCAAAAGACTGTTCCCGTTTATTTTAAGGAGAAAATAATCGGAGAATATTTTGCGGATATTCTTGTTGAAAATAAAATTGTCATAGAAATCAAAACAGCGGAAAGTTTTTCAAAAGCCCATTTTGCACAGGTTTTAAATTACTTAAAGGCGACGAAGTTAAGATTGGGTTTCTTGATTAACTTCGGCCCGAATGGATTAGAGTATAAAAGAATTATAAGATAG
- a CDS encoding xyloglucanase yields MRPLVKTGGIAVWICSVVCLGAQEVLPSEPYDWKPVQIVGGGFVTGFVFHPTVPGLCYARTDMGGAYRWSPPEKKWQPLLDWVSLDDVNLMGVDGLAVDPSDPNRLYLACGTYTSPTNPNGSVLCSKDKGQTFERTDLPFKLGANEDGRGSGERIAVDPSDGRILFLGSRYDGLWKSEDFGRTWKKVETFPEIPEDRSLGTGEGRRGGRPQNPGIIFVLFDPTSGSVGKGCSAIYVGVSRMGQKNLFRTDDGGQTWRPIDGQPTQYRPTHAALASDGTLYITYGSSPGPSRMSGGAVWKWNAKTGEWAEITPDKPTEQRRFGYAAVSVDASNPQVLMVSSYCRFDSGEEIFRSTDGGRTWTMLLRNSTFDYSNAPYVQSSVIHWMFDVEIDPTNPNHALFTTGYGGYETFNLSNADAGKPVHWSVMSRGIEQTVALDLLSPPAGAPLITAIGDYAGFVHWDLDRPAPEGNFNHPRFGNCTGLACALRRPEMIVRVGNGAGEQNSSIGYSLGGGRTWQPAGKPEPDSRGGSIAVCADGSVWIWTPERSAAFRSVDLGKTWFKCEGLPAGSRITADGSDPKVFYAMDLFEGRLFVSMDGGTSFAEKPLNLPGGLPKRGTWRGDWRGGQDRLYAVPGREGDLWLAAYDGLFHSADRGETFQKIKSVERICAFGFGKAAPGREYPVLYLVGIVKGQYGIFRSIDTAQSWVRINDDRHQWGLILQITGDPKQYGRVYVGTHGRGVLYGDPKN; encoded by the coding sequence ATGAGACCTCTTGTCAAAACAGGCGGGATTGCTGTTTGGATATGTTCAGTCGTATGTTTGGGGGCTCAGGAAGTCCTGCCGTCTGAACCGTATGACTGGAAGCCGGTGCAGATTGTCGGCGGCGGCTTTGTGACGGGCTTTGTTTTTCATCCGACGGTGCCGGGGCTGTGTTATGCCCGGACGGATATGGGCGGTGCGTACCGCTGGAGTCCGCCGGAAAAGAAATGGCAGCCGCTCCTGGATTGGGTATCTCTGGACGACGTCAACCTGATGGGGGTGGACGGGCTTGCCGTCGACCCTTCTGACCCGAATCGGCTGTATCTGGCCTGCGGGACCTATACGTCACCGACCAATCCGAACGGATCTGTTCTGTGCTCCAAAGACAAAGGACAGACATTCGAACGAACGGATTTGCCCTTCAAACTGGGGGCTAATGAAGACGGACGGGGCAGCGGTGAACGAATAGCCGTTGACCCTTCCGACGGGCGTATTTTATTTTTGGGAAGCCGGTACGACGGCCTATGGAAAAGTGAAGATTTCGGCCGGACCTGGAAGAAAGTCGAAACGTTTCCGGAGATTCCGGAAGACCGTTCATTGGGGACTGGAGAAGGACGCCGCGGCGGACGTCCGCAGAATCCCGGAATCATTTTTGTCCTGTTTGACCCGACCAGCGGCTCTGTCGGGAAGGGGTGTTCCGCGATTTATGTCGGTGTATCGAGAATGGGGCAGAAGAACCTGTTTCGTACGGATGACGGCGGGCAGACCTGGCGGCCGATTGACGGACAGCCGACACAATACCGCCCGACACATGCAGCTTTGGCTTCCGATGGCACTCTCTACATCACCTATGGTTCTTCGCCGGGCCCCAGCCGGATGAGCGGCGGAGCGGTTTGGAAGTGGAACGCCAAGACCGGCGAATGGGCTGAGATTACGCCGGATAAGCCGACCGAGCAAAGACGTTTCGGATATGCAGCCGTAAGTGTGGATGCCTCTAATCCGCAAGTGCTGATGGTCAGCTCTTACTGCCGGTTTGACAGCGGTGAAGAAATCTTCCGCAGCACGGACGGCGGCAGGACCTGGACGATGCTTCTGCGAAATTCAACGTTTGATTATTCGAATGCACCTTATGTGCAAAGCAGTGTGATTCACTGGATGTTTGATGTGGAAATTGACCCGACAAATCCCAATCATGCGCTGTTTACCACCGGCTACGGCGGGTATGAAACCTTCAACCTGAGTAATGCGGATGCCGGTAAGCCCGTTCATTGGTCTGTCATGAGCCGGGGGATTGAACAGACGGTTGCCCTGGATTTGCTCAGTCCGCCTGCCGGAGCACCGCTGATTACGGCCATCGGCGATTATGCCGGGTTTGTTCACTGGGATTTGGACAGACCGGCACCGGAGGGAAATTTCAATCATCCCCGCTTTGGCAACTGTACCGGGCTTGCCTGTGCGCTGAGGCGGCCGGAGATGATTGTCAGAGTCGGCAACGGTGCCGGCGAGCAAAACAGCAGCATTGGCTATTCGTTGGGTGGAGGGCGAACCTGGCAGCCCGCCGGGAAACCGGAGCCGGACAGCCGCGGAGGCTCGATTGCCGTTTGTGCAGATGGTTCCGTCTGGATTTGGACCCCGGAACGCAGCGCCGCTTTTCGAAGCGTCGATTTGGGAAAAACCTGGTTCAAGTGTGAGGGGTTGCCTGCCGGCAGCCGCATCACTGCAGACGGAAGCGACCCCAAAGTCTTTTATGCGATGGATTTGTTTGAAGGCAGACTGTTTGTCAGTATGGATGGGGGGACGTCATTTGCTGAGAAACCGCTCAATCTGCCGGGCGGACTGCCGAAGCGGGGCACCTGGCGAGGCGATTGGCGGGGCGGTCAGGACCGGCTGTATGCGGTACCCGGGCGAGAAGGGGATTTATGGCTGGCCGCCTATGACGGACTTTTTCATTCAGCGGACAGAGGGGAAACCTTTCAAAAGATAAAGTCGGTTGAGCGAATCTGTGCCTTCGGTTTCGGTAAGGCGGCCCCGGGGCGGGAGTACCCGGTCCTTTATTTGGTTGGGATTGTAAAGGGGCAGTACGGTATTTTCCGCTCGATTGATACAGCTCAATCCTGGGTGAGAATCAATGACGACCGGCATCAGTGGGGGCTTATTTTGCAAATCACCGGCGACCCCAAACAGTACGGCCGAGTGTATGTGGGTACGCACGGGCGGGGAGTTCTTTACGGGGACCCGAAGAACTGA
- the gatA gene encoding Asp-tRNA(Asn)/Glu-tRNA(Gln) amidotransferase subunit GatA, whose product MEWTVCSIRERIASGKLQSREAVEQFFLRIEKIEPQVGAFLTLLKDTALEQAAKVDEKIASGRPLGPLAGVPVAVKDNLCTTFGPTTCASRMLEHFTSPYNAHVIEKLLAADAVIVGKTNMDEFAMGSSTENSGLKKTCNPWDISRVPGGSSGGSAAAVAARMCAAALGSDTGGSIRQPAGFCGVVGLKPTYGRVSRYGLVAYGSSLDQIGPITQTVEDAAVLMNVIAGHDSRDSTCVSEQTAPVPDYTAGLETPLEGLRIAIVESFLEGIQTEVQQAIEEALRLYQKRGARLVPIQMPHFEYAVSAYYVIATAEASSNLARYDGVHYGYRSPRAGDYIEVYSKSRDEAFGAEVKRRIMLGTFALSSGYYDAYYLKALKVRNLIRNDFTRAFEQADCLMMPVSPTTAFRFGEKTADPLQMYLADIYTIAVNLAGVPAVSIPCGLDGQGLPIGLQIVTAPFTESMLLRIARMFELQTDWHTRMPVLAAD is encoded by the coding sequence ATGGAGTGGACAGTTTGTTCCATACGTGAGCGGATTGCCTCCGGAAAACTGCAAAGCCGGGAGGCGGTGGAGCAGTTCTTTTTACGGATTGAGAAAATTGAGCCGCAGGTCGGGGCCTTTCTGACGCTTTTAAAAGACACGGCCCTGGAACAGGCCGCAAAGGTGGATGAGAAAATTGCTTCCGGACGGCCGCTGGGGCCTTTGGCGGGCGTTCCTGTAGCCGTCAAAGACAATCTTTGCACCACGTTCGGCCCGACTACCTGCGCTTCCAGGATGCTGGAGCATTTTACCAGCCCGTACAACGCTCACGTGATTGAGAAACTGCTGGCGGCGGATGCCGTGATTGTCGGCAAGACGAATATGGATGAGTTTGCCATGGGCTCCAGCACGGAGAATTCCGGGCTGAAGAAGACCTGCAATCCATGGGATATCTCGCGTGTGCCGGGGGGCAGCAGCGGCGGTTCGGCGGCGGCGGTGGCGGCTCGGATGTGTGCAGCGGCCCTCGGGTCTGATACCGGCGGCTCCATCCGGCAGCCGGCGGGTTTCTGCGGTGTGGTGGGGCTCAAGCCGACGTACGGCCGGGTTTCCCGGTATGGTCTGGTGGCCTACGGCTCCAGTCTGGACCAGATTGGCCCGATTACCCAGACGGTAGAGGATGCGGCCGTGCTGATGAATGTGATTGCCGGACATGACTCCCGCGACAGCACCTGTGTTTCCGAGCAGACCGCGCCGGTCCCGGATTATACAGCCGGGCTGGAAACGCCTTTGGAAGGGCTTCGCATTGCAATTGTCGAGTCGTTCCTGGAGGGAATTCAGACGGAGGTACAGCAGGCGATCGAGGAGGCCCTGCGGCTTTATCAGAAACGGGGTGCCCGGCTGGTGCCGATTCAGATGCCCCATTTTGAGTATGCAGTCAGCGCCTATTATGTGATTGCGACGGCGGAGGCCTCCAGCAATCTGGCCCGCTATGACGGCGTGCATTACGGCTATCGAAGCCCGCGGGCCGGTGATTACATCGAGGTCTATTCCAAATCCCGCGACGAGGCCTTCGGGGCGGAGGTCAAGCGGAGGATTATGCTGGGCACCTTTGCCCTCTCCAGCGGCTACTATGATGCGTATTATCTGAAGGCCCTGAAGGTGCGGAATCTGATTCGGAATGATTTCACGCGGGCGTTTGAACAGGCGGACTGTCTGATGATGCCGGTCAGCCCCACGACGGCATTCCGCTTCGGCGAGAAAACGGCCGACCCGCTTCAGATGTATCTGGCGGATATTTACACGATTGCCGTCAATCTGGCGGGCGTGCCGGCTGTCAGTATTCCCTGCGGCCTGGACGGACAGGGTCTTCCAATCGGACTTCAGATTGTCACGGCTCCGTTTACAGAGTCGATGCTGCTGCGAATCGCCCGGATGTTTGAGTTGCAGACCGACTGGCATACGCGAATGCCGGTATTGGCCGCGGATTAA
- a CDS encoding prolyl oligopeptidase family serine peptidase: protein MQFRLFFVLTALTVGLLTAAEEQAMNSQKKQERQKARHLERKVTLTLDYLLYLPPDYEQKDSWPLLVFLHGAGERGSDLNRVKAHGPAKLAEQGKDFPFVIVSPQCPEGQWWPVLGREVMALVDEMLERYKIDPDRVYLTGLSMGGYGTWAIASAWPQRFAAIAPVCGGGRPLPAANLKKVPVWAFHGAKDPVVPLSESLQMVEAVNQAGGKAVLTVYPEAEHDSWTQTYDNPELYQWLLSHRRVQE from the coding sequence ATGCAATTCAGACTCTTTTTTGTTTTGACGGCATTGACCGTTGGTTTGCTGACCGCAGCAGAGGAGCAGGCAATGAACTCGCAGAAAAAACAGGAACGTCAAAAAGCCCGGCATCTGGAACGGAAGGTCACCCTCACGCTCGATTATCTGCTGTATCTGCCGCCGGACTATGAACAGAAGGATTCCTGGCCGCTGCTGGTTTTTCTTCACGGAGCCGGAGAGCGGGGCAGCGATCTGAACCGCGTGAAGGCCCACGGCCCCGCCAAACTTGCCGAGCAGGGCAAAGATTTTCCGTTTGTGATTGTCAGTCCCCAGTGTCCGGAGGGGCAGTGGTGGCCGGTTTTAGGACGGGAGGTGATGGCTTTGGTTGACGAGATGCTGGAGCGATACAAAATCGACCCGGACCGGGTGTATTTGACCGGCTTGAGCATGGGCGGATACGGCACCTGGGCGATTGCCTCCGCCTGGCCGCAGCGTTTCGCGGCCATTGCACCTGTCTGCGGCGGGGGGCGGCCTTTACCGGCGGCCAACCTCAAAAAGGTGCCTGTTTGGGCCTTTCATGGAGCCAAAGACCCTGTCGTGCCGCTCAGCGAATCCCTGCAGATGGTTGAAGCGGTTAATCAGGCCGGCGGCAAGGCAGTCTTGACGGTTTATCCGGAGGCCGAACATGATTCCTGGACTCAAACCTATGACAACCCCGAATTGTATCAGTGGCTTCTGTCGCATCGAAGGGTGCAGGAGTAA
- the gatC gene encoding Asp-tRNA(Asn)/Glu-tRNA(Gln) amidotransferase subunit GatC, which produces MAAKIDPAQVRRVAQLARLELSEAEIAQFSVQLSAIVEYIEKLNELDTEHVEPLAHCLPICNVFREDTVQPSLSNEQALANAPDAGDGYFKVPKIFEDNSGA; this is translated from the coding sequence ATGGCAGCCAAAATTGACCCGGCACAGGTCCGGCGGGTGGCCCAGCTGGCTCGGCTGGAATTGAGCGAGGCGGAAATTGCTCAATTCAGCGTGCAGCTTTCGGCCATCGTAGAGTACATCGAAAAACTGAATGAACTGGACACGGAGCATGTAGAGCCGCTGGCGCATTGCCTGCCGATCTGCAATGTGTTCCGTGAAGACACGGTGCAGCCGTCGCTGAGCAATGAACAGGCCCTGGCAAATGCCCCGGATGCCGGCGACGGATATTTCAAAGTCCCCAAAATCTTTGAAGATAATTCCGGTGCATAA
- a CDS encoding glycoside hydrolase family 31 protein: MERNHKCSIDKKLSCLLICLFSSAAFGGIPFHSPDLSQRLLNDVVDISGDFRSFTNTYYCADRLTDFDPETGKGTLKYLRYEYFTRFAFNNMLGALKPVPANEFPTIEYAESPELPFALEFVSPRTIRIRASSRFQVQPEQPSLMLVNGTVRQDRTGWTYEKIAGGHRYKSAYGAVVITEKPWRITIEDAQGRVLTQTYHMEDTSETYTPLLPFSFVRRASDYSTSFAAVFRLSPNEGIFGCGESYTEFNKRGQKVVLYTDDGNGVQNETMYKPIPFYLSSRGYGVFLHTSSPITCDFGKYYSGANTMMIGDDQLDLFFFLGRPKEILDEYTNLTGKAAMPPLWSFGFWMSRITYFSEKDGRTVAAKLREHQIPSDVIHFDTGWFETDWRCDYQFSKSRFEDPVKMIADLKKMGFRVCLWQLPYFVPKNTLFPEIIEKGLFVRDRKGNLPYEDAVLDFSNPETVRWYQDKIAGLLRQGVSVIKVDFGEAAPLEGIYASGRTGFYEHNLYPLRYNKAVAEITKEITGETIIWARSAWAGSQRYPLHWGGDPANTDTAMTATLRGGLSLGLCGFSFWSHDMGGFVKACPEELYRRWAAFGMFSSHSRSHGIPPTEPWEYGEEFTKVFRQAAEMRYRLMPYIYAQAKDCTQRGLPMLRALFVEYPDDPGSWRIDDEYLFGSDMLAAPLLEAGGERNVYLPPGVWIDYQTGRVYSGGWHRIQAWPVPIVLLVREGAAIPHIKLAQSTAFLDWSKLELVVFAKEKTEAEGLICLPDDQKLHRLSLASKQGRFELASDPTAGKVQWTIRQAKIEEK, from the coding sequence ATGGAACGAAATCACAAGTGCTCTATAGATAAGAAGTTGTCTTGCCTTTTAATTTGTCTGTTTTCCTCTGCTGCTTTCGGTGGGATTCCTTTTCATTCGCCCGACCTTTCCCAGCGGCTTTTGAATGACGTCGTGGATATCAGCGGCGATTTTCGCAGTTTTACAAACACGTATTATTGTGCCGACCGTCTGACTGATTTCGACCCCGAAACCGGGAAAGGTACGCTTAAGTATCTGCGATACGAGTACTTTACGCGTTTTGCCTTTAACAATATGTTAGGGGCCCTCAAGCCGGTGCCTGCCAATGAGTTTCCGACAATTGAGTATGCCGAATCGCCGGAACTGCCGTTTGCGCTGGAGTTTGTCAGTCCCCGCACCATCCGGATTCGAGCTTCGTCCCGCTTTCAGGTTCAGCCGGAGCAGCCCTCTTTGATGCTGGTCAACGGCACCGTCCGGCAGGACCGCACCGGCTGGACGTATGAAAAAATTGCGGGCGGTCATCGCTACAAAAGCGCCTACGGCGCCGTTGTTATCACGGAAAAACCCTGGCGGATTACGATTGAGGATGCACAGGGCAGGGTCCTTACCCAAACGTACCATATGGAGGATACGAGCGAGACTTATACGCCGCTGCTGCCGTTTTCGTTTGTTCGGCGGGCCTCGGATTACTCGACGAGTTTTGCGGCAGTCTTTCGTCTTTCTCCCAACGAGGGCATCTTCGGGTGCGGCGAATCCTATACGGAGTTTAACAAACGCGGCCAGAAAGTCGTTCTTTACACCGACGACGGCAACGGTGTGCAGAATGAAACGATGTACAAGCCGATTCCATTTTATCTGAGCAGCCGCGGGTATGGGGTGTTTCTGCACACGTCTTCTCCGATAACCTGCGATTTCGGCAAATACTACAGCGGGGCCAACACGATGATGATTGGGGATGATCAGCTGGATTTGTTTTTCTTTTTGGGCCGGCCCAAAGAGATTCTGGATGAATACACCAATCTGACAGGAAAGGCGGCAATGCCGCCCCTGTGGTCGTTCGGCTTCTGGATGAGCCGGATTACGTATTTTTCCGAAAAAGACGGGCGGACCGTGGCGGCCAAACTCCGCGAACATCAAATTCCCTCTGATGTGATTCATTTTGATACCGGCTGGTTTGAGACGGACTGGCGGTGCGATTATCAGTTTTCCAAGTCCCGGTTCGAAGACCCGGTCAAGATGATTGCGGATTTGAAGAAGATGGGGTTTCGGGTTTGCCTGTGGCAGCTGCCGTACTTTGTACCGAAAAACACCCTGTTTCCGGAGATTATCGAAAAAGGACTTTTTGTTCGCGACCGCAAAGGCAATCTGCCGTATGAAGACGCTGTGCTGGATTTTTCCAACCCGGAAACGGTGCGGTGGTATCAGGACAAGATTGCGGGCCTGCTTCGCCAGGGCGTCAGCGTCATCAAGGTTGATTTCGGCGAGGCGGCGCCGCTGGAAGGGATTTATGCATCGGGACGGACGGGTTTTTATGAACACAATCTCTATCCGCTTCGGTACAACAAGGCGGTGGCGGAGATTACCAAAGAAATCACCGGTGAGACGATTATCTGGGCCCGCAGTGCCTGGGCCGGCAGCCAGCGGTATCCGCTTCATTGGGGAGGCGACCCGGCTAATACGGATACGGCGATGACCGCCACGCTGCGCGGGGGCCTGTCGCTGGGGCTGTGCGGGTTTTCCTTCTGGTCTCACGATATGGGCGGATTTGTGAAGGCCTGCCCGGAGGAGCTGTACCGGCGATGGGCGGCGTTTGGGATGTTTTCCTCCCACAGCCGAAGCCACGGAATTCCGCCGACCGAGCCGTGGGAATACGGCGAAGAGTTTACGAAGGTGTTCCGACAGGCCGCCGAGATGCGCTACCGCCTGATGCCGTATATCTATGCACAGGCCAAAGACTGCACGCAGCGGGGACTTCCGATGCTGCGGGCACTGTTTGTAGAGTATCCGGATGACCCCGGCTCCTGGCGGATTGATGATGAGTATCTGTTCGGCTCGGATATGCTGGCGGCGCCGCTGCTGGAGGCCGGGGGCGAACGGAATGTTTATCTGCCGCCGGGCGTATGGATTGACTATCAGACAGGCCGGGTTTATTCGGGCGGATGGCATCGCATCCAGGCCTGGCCGGTGCCGATTGTTCTTCTTGTGCGCGAGGGAGCAGCGATTCCGCATATCAAATTGGCCCAATCGACGGCCTTTCTGGACTGGTCCAAACTGGAACTGGTGGTTTTTGCGAAGGAGAAAACGGAGGCGGAAGGGCTGATTTGTCTGCCGGATGACCAGAAACTTCATCGGCTTTCGCTGGCTTCAAAACAGGGACGGTTTGAGTTGGCCTCCGACCCGACGGCCGGCAAGGTCCAGTGGACCATTCGGCAGGCAAAGATTGAGGAAAAATAA
- a CDS encoding efflux RND transporter periplasmic adaptor subunit, which yields MKKKQKVILFVGIGLVLLISCCGLLSHQMKKKALAKTTLKVRTEIVKRGELVETVNAPGEIEPRTKVDISAKVSARITELPYKEGETVTAGNPNANPPIPPSVLVRLDDRDMVSRLNSAEATYEAQKAQIEVEKARIFSQQASLAGQKSRLEQARQDFERQKKLFESQDISQSAYDQAKTTFEELQAQVEAAEKNLQAAQLNLVVMEHNLRAAQARVEEAREALSYTTITAPMDGVITRLNAEVGEVVMTGTMNNPGTVILTVADLSQMILNAQVDESNIGRVQVGQPAKVHVQAFWEEEFKGTVHSIALTSSRSTTTGAKYYETKILLEGDVGKLYTGLTADVNIEVARYQGVLLVPSQAVLERRIDDLPEEVRKNNPLVDPKKSFLTVVFRLADGRTKITPVRVGPSDLLNTIVEAGLTEGDKVITGPYKILETLQNDMPAEEIAESQEPPHES from the coding sequence GTGAAAAAGAAACAGAAAGTCATCCTGTTTGTCGGGATTGGCCTGGTTCTTCTGATTTCCTGCTGCGGCCTACTTTCGCATCAGATGAAAAAGAAGGCCCTGGCCAAAACGACGCTGAAGGTACGCACGGAAATTGTGAAACGGGGCGAACTGGTGGAAACAGTGAACGCCCCCGGCGAGATTGAACCGCGAACGAAGGTCGATATCAGCGCCAAGGTGTCGGCCCGCATCACGGAACTGCCCTACAAAGAAGGCGAAACCGTCACGGCAGGCAACCCAAACGCCAACCCGCCGATTCCGCCGTCTGTGCTGGTGCGGCTGGATGACCGGGATATGGTCAGCCGACTGAACAGTGCTGAAGCAACCTATGAAGCTCAAAAGGCCCAGATTGAGGTCGAAAAGGCCCGGATTTTCAGCCAGCAGGCCTCACTGGCAGGGCAAAAGAGCCGTCTGGAGCAGGCCCGTCAGGACTTCGAACGCCAGAAGAAACTCTTCGAAAGTCAGGACATCAGTCAATCCGCCTATGACCAGGCCAAAACAACCTTTGAGGAATTGCAGGCCCAGGTCGAGGCCGCCGAGAAGAACCTTCAGGCCGCTCAGCTGAATCTGGTTGTAATGGAACACAATCTGCGGGCGGCCCAGGCCCGTGTGGAAGAGGCCCGCGAAGCCCTCAGTTATACTACGATTACCGCTCCAATGGACGGCGTAATCACCCGCCTGAATGCCGAGGTCGGCGAAGTCGTAATGACCGGCACAATGAACAATCCCGGCACGGTGATTCTGACAGTGGCGGACCTGTCGCAGATGATTCTGAATGCGCAGGTCGATGAAAGCAACATCGGACGGGTCCAGGTCGGCCAACCCGCCAAAGTCCACGTCCAGGCCTTCTGGGAGGAGGAGTTCAAAGGCACCGTACACTCCATCGCCCTGACCAGCAGCCGCTCCACCACCACCGGCGCCAAATATTATGAAACAAAGATTCTGCTGGAAGGGGACGTGGGCAAACTGTACACAGGTCTGACGGCCGATGTGAACATCGAAGTCGCCCGCTATCAGGGTGTTCTGCTGGTGCCCAGCCAGGCGGTGCTCGAACGCCGAATCGATGATTTGCCGGAGGAGGTCCGCAAAAACAACCCATTGGTGGACCCCAAAAAATCGTTCCTGACGGTGGTATTTCGTCTGGCAGACGGCAGAACAAAAATTACACCGGTGCGCGTCGGCCCCAGCGATTTGCTCAATACTATCGTTGAAGCGGGACTGACCGAAGGCGACAAGGTCATCACCGGGCCATATAAAATCCTCGAAACCCTTCAGAACGATATGCCTGCAGAAGAAATCGCCGAATCGCAAGAGCCGCCCCATGAGTCCTAA
- the dprA gene encoding DNA-processing protein DprA: protein MKEERPTTHSEGIENWLRLRHTEGVGPILFGRLLKHFGTFDRIFSASVHSLCQVEGIGPHTAERIARTRRLFDAQKEMQTAEAHGVRILHWDDPVYPPALKAVDDPPPVLYVKGTLQRSDSLAAAIVGSRHGTHYGIEQAERFAHLLASAGLTIVSGLARGIDSAAHRGALSASGRTIAVQGCGLAHCFPPENKNLFDKIAENGAVLSELPMTYEPLSENFPGRNRIIAGLSMGVIVVEAAPRSGALITAKAALEYNREVMAVPGRIDSPTSKGPHELIKQGARLVDSVEEIMDTLGIVGQGLKEHVQKKAEQAAQKVQTTLFDISQLNLSDSEQAVFAVLDKTPIHIEEIIASVEVPAGQVHAALISLQLKGIVKQLPGSVFVKRGS from the coding sequence ATGAAGGAAGAGCGGCCGACAACCCATTCCGAAGGGATTGAAAACTGGCTTCGGCTTCGTCATACCGAAGGAGTCGGGCCGATTTTGTTCGGGCGTCTTTTGAAGCATTTCGGCACATTTGACCGCATCTTCAGTGCTTCGGTGCATTCGCTCTGTCAGGTTGAAGGGATTGGTCCGCACACGGCCGAGCGAATCGCCCGCACGCGGCGCCTCTTCGATGCCCAAAAAGAAATGCAGACCGCCGAGGCACACGGTGTCCGCATTCTCCATTGGGACGACCCGGTCTATCCGCCTGCCCTGAAGGCCGTCGATGACCCGCCGCCGGTGCTCTATGTCAAGGGCACGCTCCAGCGAAGCGACAGTCTGGCCGCAGCAATCGTCGGCAGCCGCCACGGCACCCATTACGGCATTGAGCAGGCCGAACGGTTTGCGCACCTGCTGGCCTCCGCAGGGTTGACCATTGTCAGCGGGCTGGCCCGCGGCATCGACAGTGCAGCGCACCGCGGCGCTTTGAGTGCATCGGGCCGCACAATTGCCGTGCAGGGATGCGGACTGGCACACTGCTTTCCGCCGGAGAACAAAAACCTGTTTGACAAAATTGCTGAAAACGGGGCGGTGCTCAGCGAACTGCCGATGACCTACGAGCCGCTTTCCGAAAACTTCCCCGGACGCAACCGCATTATTGCGGGTTTGTCGATGGGGGTTATCGTTGTGGAGGCCGCCCCCCGCAGCGGGGCTCTGATTACCGCCAAGGCCGCTCTGGAATACAACCGGGAGGTGATGGCCGTGCCCGGCCGGATAGACAGCCCCACCAGCAAAGGCCCGCATGAACTGATTAAGCAGGGAGCTCGGCTTGTGGACAGCGTAGAAGAAATTATGGATACGCTGGGGATTGTGGGGCAGGGGTTGAAAGAGCACGTGCAGAAAAAGGCGGAGCAGGCCGCCCAAAAAGTGCAGACGACCCTTTTTGACATTTCTCAACTCAATCTGTCCGATTCTGAGCAGGCCGTTTTTGCCGTTCTTGACAAAACCCCAATTCATATCGAAGAAATCATTGCCTCTGTCGAGGTTCCCGCAGGCCAGGTGCACGCCGCCCTTATCAGTCTTCAGCTCAAGGGCATCGTCAAGCAGCTGCCCGGCAGCGTATTTGTCAAAAGAGGGAGTTAA